One Myotis daubentonii chromosome 17, mMyoDau2.1, whole genome shotgun sequence genomic window, aaaaatcaatgggaaatatcctcaggtgaggattaacaacaacaacaaaaaacaataacaacacacACAACCACATACACACTGAAAATGCTGACTTGTACTACGGGCAAAATTCTGCTCatgttcctctcttcctcccttttatAGAAGAGCATTTTCTTAAAACTGAAAGTAAGTATATTTGGCTCCAGGACCTCAGGATTTTCACGGGCTTTGGGGGTCACAAAGTATGTTTGCAAATTTTGTGTATTCATTGGAGGGGCTTATGATTCTTCTGCTTAAGCTTAGAAATATGTCCGAGAAACAAAGCAATCAAGCGTAGATCTGGCAACAATGTAGTGAATATGATCACTATAGCTAGAGAAACCAGGTAAGTcaagctgaaaaagaaaattcactcaGATGAGGCATTTTCAGCAGGGGCCACAATGGAATACCTGCCAGCTTGTAGGCTGTCAAGTTTTTGAAGAGGCGTTTTATTTTCTTGGGAAGTACAAGTGTAGAAGTATCCCCGTACTCGAAATAACCTTTTCTCTCCCCAGATACCCTGGGGCGATCGGGGCCCGAAAAGGAGGTAGACATTTTCACTCTGAGAAGACATGGCTTTAACTTCTAGCAGTTAAGTTTTCTCTCAGGGAgattaaaaagtctttatttttcctcccaGCTACAGTACAGCCCTAAAAATATATCAGCCACATTAGAATAGGCTGTCTTTTAGCACCTGCATTGGTGAATCTCCCAAGGCctctaaattcaatttttaaaaaattgactgtGAAATTTTCAAAGGGCTCTGGGATGGGGAAATGGAAGATTAGACTCCAAACGGGCCTGTGGAGGGAACAGTGGAAATTTAAACTGCCTTCTGTGTGCACAGCTGCCCTGTTAATAACGCTCTTGCCCAGGAACATCTGCCGAGGGCCTCGCCGCACCCAGCGTGCAGGCCGAGGCTGCGTAACGCACCGTGATACAGGATTATCCTGTGAGCACCCTTCCTGGAACCGCAGCTGGGTCCGCATGGGACTGTTGGTGAACCAGAAACCAAGTAGACTCCCTTCCAGGAAGCTGTAGGAAGGAGATTAAGAAACTCTGGAggctccctagctggtttggttcagtggatagtgttgttggcctgcagaccaaagggtcccaggttccattccagtcaagggcacgtatcttggttgcaggctcctccctggcctggcccctggttagggctcatgcaggaggcaaccagtcgatgtgtttctctcacatctcacatcagtgtttctctctgtctttccatcgctcttccactctccctaaaaatcaatgcaaaaatatccctaaaaatcaatggaaaaatatcctctggtgaggaggaaaaaaaaaaagatagaaagaaataCACAGgtattattcttcccattttgCCTGTGGCCACTAAGAACTGAAGAAGTAAAGTTGCTTGTTCAAAGGAACAAGCCTGATGAGGGGAAGAATTAGGAATGTAAACCACACTTTCTAACTTCTGGGCTGTGCTCTTTCTGCTATGCCACGTTCACGTTTCCTCCCAGCTGTGTTCGTGCAGTGAGCTAGCGTGACTGTCTGAACCACCTATGGAATTTGGCCTGTGTCTTTAACTAAACAGCTTAAAACAAATATTCTACTTGCTTACATTCTCATTCACTCCTctacttaaaaataacaaaatattttaaaagtcaagtcTTAAATATCCATATTATTTCATCTTTCAGTAGGAAGTTAGCCTGTGCATATTCACGGAAGACAATGTAAGAAACTGGGCAATTCATTCCTTCTCAGCCCTGAATGTGCATGCCTTTCTACTCCTGCTCCTTTTTCAGTAAATCCTTCAGCCAGTGTTTCCGTGATAGTAAAGGAGTTGAACTCCTGTGATGACTGATACTATATCactttaaaacaaacataaaccTATACATCCATCACCATGACcagtcagatttttttctttttgagttaCCAGTAAGGAGAGGTAATCATATGACAACACCAAAGAGGGAGAAAAATTACTGTAGTGCCCAATCCTATAGGATAAACCCATAGATAAGAGAGTTCATGGGGCAGAATTTATTTCTAATCCCTCTGACTGCTTTATAGGTCACAGATTTGCACTCAACATCGTTCTGCTTTATATTCTTCATCTTAACTCCCATGATACTATTTATTAAGGGAGATGTCAGGGATCTGCCCGTCTCCTTCAAAGAGAAGAACATTTTAGAAATGACCCCATGCACATAAGTATCCAAACAAAGCAAGTTTCTCTTGTCTGGAATAATTATGCTATCCACTAGCAATCCTAATTGTACTTTCTGTAAATCAGACTACAAATACCGGTGTGAGGTGAGGTTTTTAACAGAAATGACAGGAAAGCATATTAATTTTAGATGAGGGAGTTTGAGGTCACATCCCTTTCCAATGAAAAATGAGGCAGAGATAATACCAAGTTTTGATGAGTTTTCAGCAGTGCCGATCACGACCTAATGCAAGTGAAGTTGATTCTCAAAATTCACTGTGGTCCGATTTTACTTGTCCTCAAGGATAGTCATTAGCTTGAGCTCACACGATTGGAATTTGGTTTTCAGCACAGGGCAAAGTTTTCCTGCCATAATTGCTTCCATCTGCTACATGAACACATGTGTTCCTgcaataaaattttctaaaactctCCAAACTCCACATGTGCTTTTTTGACTGGGCTCTCGCTGTATTGATGTTTCACCTGCATTCCGCCTGGGTGGGACTCTGCCTTGCAGCTGGCTGCTGCGTGGAAGGTGGGGTAGACGGGGGAAGTATGATGTTTGCCTTGAGACCCCAGTGGCAAATCCAACACAGACATTTGCCTTGAAAACAAAAGGTCGTGGTCATGTGTGTTATAGTACACACCCTGCTCATGTCTCATTTCAttctgattattttttgtttttactctgttttcatttatttgtgttaaGGACACAACTAATGCATGAATATATTGTTATTGTAAAAATTTTCTATTggaagagacaaaaagaaagtTCTCCTTCTTCCACCCCATGGAATAAGTGAGATGTTTTCTAAGGAGTTGAAatttcctctccataaaaaaataaattagtcttATATCTGTTTGTCAGCAGGTTTTCAAAGACCTCCAAAacttttccaaatgaaaaaaataaaataacttcattAAGTTACCCTAAATCACAAAATGAAAATACCGTACAAGAAGCTGTATATTAATGTACATTGCCatggaggagggtgtggggagggagaaTATTGGATTGGTTTGATGAGCCTAAGAAGTTCAGTGTGAAGATACTTGTGTACCTGAACttcaaattattttgaagtaCAAGTGCTCTAAGTGAGAAGCACATGGCTGATTTCAGATTCTGAAGTTCCCTCCTGTGTTTGTAGTGAAATGAAGCTGGCAGCATCTGGGGCATCCCTGGGAACTGGGGGTCTGGGTCGTTGGCTTCCTTGGCCAAGATACTGCTGAGGTACCACCAAGAGATTAGCAATACAGATATTATCACTTTGTTTAAAACTATGGTTAGTAGTTTTAGGATCTTGTTTAGAAATTGCTTTTCGTGTATATCTTTGTGTGTGCGTATAATAtgcatatttatacatttaatcACATATATTTGCTGTGGTACATACATTTCTTAAATCTTTTGCTGATAAAGGCATCGCACAGGTTCTTTAACGTAATAATGCATAGTATGAATATGCTTTGCATGTACTCTCTTTAGTCCCTGGGGACACTCACATTCCTTCAAGAAAGTGAACAGTTCAAAGTCCAGGGTTAGTAATTTACTTTGTTAGATTTATATGCTGCCTCTAATGCATGTTTTGTCCAAGTAAGAGGTATTCATTCACTTGAAAATAGAATGCCTGTCTCCTGGCTGACTCATAAGGTAGACAGGCAAGGGGTGacaccatgctgttgcaaaggccTGAGAAAGGACAAGACGGAAAGACCAAGGACCATATGCTAAAGAGGATCACAGAGGTCATTTAACGTAGCTCTTGAACATCAGTCTTTGAACAACAAGACCATTCCTAAGCCCAGAAGACATATATAATGGTCAAACCCACACTCAAGTGTCTCAGGAGACATAACTTCCCACTGTAGCTCGTTCAGAGTCCAAAATTCCTGCCAGAAAGTTCTTGAATTCTCTCCCCTGTCATCTATTATTTCATGGAAATTAAAAAGGGTGTGTTAGCATCTACCACAATTGACTCTCAGGTTTCAAAACTTTGAACTACCGAAGGATTATTGttaaacctttttttctttagattgcaTTATGTTTGATATATACATAACATATTTGGTTAAATTGTGAGGaacttaaataagaaaaaataaatatacataaactTATTACCTGAAAAAGAACATCATAGGAACactaatgagagaaaaacatcgtcagtcagctgccttctgcatgcccctactgggaattgagcccacaaccccagcacatTCTCTGACCaaaaatcaaacctgtgatctcctggttcctgggtcggttgaccctcaaccactgagtcacaacaGCTGggctaaattatatttttgtttctttaaactcTTTATGTGCaatcttcctatctaataaaagagtaatatgcaaattgaccatcactccaacacacaagatggccacccccatgtggtcaaagatggccaccacaagatggcctgcagtggagggcagttgggggggaccaggcctgcaggggagggcagttgggggcaatcaggcctgcaggggagggcagttggtggggggagcaggcctgcaggggagggcagttgggaggaaccaggcctgcaggggagggcagttgggggcaaccaggccagcaggggagagcagttagggggtgaccaggctagcaggggagggcagttaggtgcaattgggccagcaggggagcagttaggcgtcgatcaggctggcaggggagtggttaaagggtgatcaggctggcaggcagaagcagttagggaaaatcaggcaggcaggcgggctagtggttgggagccagcagtcctggattgtgaaagggatgtccgactggccgtttaggcccgatccccactgGAATCTGGCCTAAAcgagcagtcagacatccctcgaggggtcccagattggagagggtcaggctgggatgagggacaccttgcccccatgcatgaatttcatgcgccaggcctcaaGTTATACTATATTTGATTCTTATAATATCTAAAGTGCCTGAAGATCTAATCTGCTATTTATTGTTTCTGCCCACTTTCAATTATGGTAGCTTGCTTTCTTCTGCCATTGCTTTGTTTGTGTTATTCCTTCTTTTAGGTTGTGAACACACATTGCATATAACTTTAGGTTTGTTTTAACTTCTAGGCATATAAATAGCATATCACATAATTCTCTAAACATTCTGAGGGCCTCAATAGAGAATGCTTTCATCTAGtgaaaatttctgttttctttacttGTGCTCTAGGGCTGCCACCAACCTCAGGACCATCTTAGgtggtccctctccctctcagggtTCAGCTCCCCTTCATTGTGGAGCCCAGAATGATTCCTGATTCTAGCTGGTATCTGCATTTCCCTGAGCACATTACTTTCGCATCACTATTCATTGCTTTTCCCaagctgtttttgtttattttctttttaaaacatgtgtaTTGTAAATTATTGTGTGAGGAACTTCCTAGGTCAAGTATGCTGTGTAAAAGATGCATAGTAGGATACAATTTTCTTCCTGTCTTCCACCATTGCTACCTTCCTTCTTGGTACAATTAATAGAAGTAGAAAGATGTACCATGTTTCACTATACCTTCTATTTCACACAGAATAATGACAACTCAGAGTTGAatctcttatttattttactaagcATGAGTTAGTTAAAAACTGTTGGGAGTTGTTTAAAATGTGGCTCTCAGATTTAGAAATATAGTCCAAATTTATAGATCAGTTCTGTTCATTCATCATCAACTAtgacttccttttaaaaataaaagatgtggcTTCTTAGGACAGCTCTAAAGTCTTCTTGGCATAATATTACTCTTAAAAGAGATTTGTCAAGTTAAGTTTAAGAGAATCAGAACATAAGATTACacatttattaaaacacacacatggggtgtgaaatgacagaaaaatGTGTTTGGCAAAACTTATTTGGCAACTTTCCAAaaccaaaacatttaaaaactagtATTTAATTACTTTCTAAACCCAGAACACGGCCAGCTTTTTCAGGACATAGGAATAATATTCCGtgatatacttatttttatggCAGAGAATAACCCAGACTAAGTTTAAATAGTcatgttataaatattaaaagtaaaatactgGCTATCAGGTCTTCCTGCATTGACTCTTCAATAAATTCCAAATTTCAAAGTGAGCAGGGTGACAAAAGACTAAGTAAGACCTcacatgactttttattttacacatgGAAGAATGCCTGTGTTCAAAGGCAACTCACCACATACACAAACAACTTAGCAACAATCAAATTCCAAATTTtagtgctattttttattttctaattaatttaccaAAAAAAGAGCAGGGGGGCATTTTGAAAAGACTtgattttcactttaattttaggGAATTAGCATTGTCTTCTGAGTTCTTGGATTCAAGCCATCATTTTCACATTCATGTGAATCAACAATACTAGTTGCAAATGGGACTATTAGACCATGTGAGATTCATTTAATTGAGAAAATTAGGTTTACTTTCCACGTGCCTAATGTAGGTGTGTTACAATTTATTCGGGTTCTTTAGGGTATTAACTTCACTTTGACTTTAATGTGATTAAGATTCGAATCTAGCATATTGATGGAAAATTAGTTTCCCCCAAAGGGTAGAAGTTTTAGTCCTCTTATCAATTTCTTCTTTGCAAGGAGTACCCAGTcatctgaaaattagaaaattatccTTTCCTTCCTACATTAAATGAGgcaaaaaaatttattgattgattttaaagagagggagacaaaggggagacagaggaagggagggagggagggagggagggagagagagagagagagagagagagagaaacataaatttttgttgtttcacttatttatgcattcattggttgattcttgtatgtgtcctgattagggatcgaacctgcaaccttggcatcttgggatgacgctctaaccaactgagctacccagccagggacaATGAGACTTTTCTTGAGTTTAAGGCTCAGAGGGCATCATCAGTAGCTCTGTGAGACTTGTGAAGGTAACCACGTCCTAACCTCTTTAAGCACCACCAGAGGCACCCTCTCTAACCCTGATAGCAGTTATCGATTGAACATCCATGCACAAAGAACTGCATTATCTACCCTCATAGCAACCATGAGGTAGAGTCCATTGCCCTGGTTGCACAGACGTAAATTGAAGCTAATATTGATAAATTAGAATGGAGATTCAGCACTACCTTTGTCCTTCAATGCAGAGAGCAGTCTGCTTCTATGTTCTTTCTCTGCTAGATCTTCTGTGTATCCTCAGCCTCTCCATCCTTGAGTCTCCAAAACCAGGGCAGCCCAGTAACCTGGTTGAGATGGAGAATATTCATAGGCAGCCTGAAATATTCTGGGAATACATTCTTGATTCTCATATTCCTTAGCTCATAATGCAATAACATTTACAGAATACAACTCAATTTGGTTCCctatgccctccctcccccccatccctacAAACCAAACCACCACTGTCCTCTGACTCTGAGCAATTCAGTGATAGGTATCTTTGTGGTCACATCCTGCTTTGCCTCCCAAAGTTGGGAccagctctctcctctcccccccccccccaccctgagttACTGATTCATTACCCAAGACAGATCAAGGCTTGGAGGCCCTTCTCAGGTAAGCCTCAGACTCCAACCTTTTCACAGGTAGTAATGCCGCAGTTTCCAATTTTCCCTCAGGTCACTTCATTTCCACAGTTCACGAGCAGATGTAGCCCTGTGCTCTAATTATCTCCTAGAATCTAtaaaagcaatcctgaaaaaCATTTCAGAGATCTCATCTTAGGTTTTCCAGAGAGTATAGTGAATGTGAAGTTATTCTTCCCAAGGAGAGGCAATTACTCTTCAACTACATGTCTGCTGTTCTCTTGGGCGTGTACGTTAGTAACAACTACAAAGCTGATTTGTAATGTGGATCCAGAAGGAAGTGCTCTCACTGTCCTTGGGCCTTACAGTCTTGGCAGGAAACAGACACGACTAGGATGATACTGCACATCAGAAAACCGGCATCTCCTTAAAGGCAGGAGCCTCCTATTAGACAGTACAAAAAGGGGAACTAGATGGAAAATAGGTATTTCGTTTTATTTCAAGttatatgtatagatacataAACATTAAGCCATTGTAtgaaatactttgaaaaaaaaatgtgttagtGGTTTCGGTCACAGCGGGATGCCAGACATACATTTAGAATATTATgaatattactaggggcccggtgcacgaaattcgtgcactgggtgtgtgtggcggggagtgtccctcagcccagcctgccccctctcacatactgggagccctcaggcgttgacccccatcaccctccaatcgcaggatcggccccttgcccaggcctgatgcctctggcctaggcgtccggcccgggcagcggggacctgcagtggcagcgggggggcgccgcgatcgcgcgggctccgcccctgcccctgcaggacgcctctggctgaggcgtccggcccgggcagcggggacccgcagctgcagcagccccgcaattgtgggcttcgctttaggcccaggcaaggggcccctagttcccgggactgccagcttcaaccgtgcccagctcccatcgctggctccacccctacttcctgctatcactggccagggcggaaaaggcacctgattctccgatcatggctggggccctgccccccagctcttagctcccccctgggtttccgatcactgtcagtggcagggggcttcttcctgctttccctttcacctccctgcattgtgcctacatatgcaaattaaccaccatcttgttggcagttaactgccaatcttagttggcagttaatttgcatatagccctgattagccaatgaaaagggtagctcgtacgccaattaccatttttctcttttattagtgttgatgtgtatTCATTAATAGTAGCATCAGCATCAGATTCTATATATAGGGCTAATTTTTCAAAGTTATTGCAGTTATGTTGTGGAAGTTTGTTTGGGCATAGGGACTGATTCagaaaaaaactgtaaaaatCTGCTTTTATTGCTCTTAAGATTTTACTCATAAGACTTAGAGAACTGTAAACTTAGAGCAATAAAAATTAGGACCTGAAAAGCTTAAAGTGAAGCTAATACAGTTTTGATGATTAAAGGGCAAATTATgtaggagaaaaaaatcacacaggaaATGATAATTCACAGTTCTAGATAAAGATGGTTttgctctctttttattttttttttattttcaaattcctGGTTTTATTTGCATCTGTAACACCAGCAGAGGTCCGAAACAGACTGACATTATGGGTAAAGTTTAAACATAACAAAGAAAGATTTGGATTATGTACACTGAGAAGGAGGGGTTTTCATATCGACCTTTTCCTATTTTGTAGTTTCTGACAGTAGAAACTTAACACCCCCACAATTTAATGTAGAAGCACAGCTTTCACGATCAGTCGTTTGTCCTAAAATGTAAAGCAGGGCTTGGGCTGCGTGGTCATCCCGGCTCCTGGAGGCTGTAATGTCAGGTCACAGGAGACGCTCCCATGCAGCCCGGAAGAAACGCGATGGCAACCACGTCCGGTCGGAGGGCAGACACGGCACAGCCCCCGTGGGAACCATGTCCTGCCTCCTCACCTCCAAGTAGAACATTATTCCTTTCATTCAAACTGACTAATTGGAAGTGAGCCGAACAGCTACAAAGGCAGAATGAAGAATAAAACTTCCACAGAAGAGGGACACTCCTTCAGCCCCGTTAAAGTGAACTGTGCCCAGTCCCTGCTCCTTCCAGGGAACTGAAGGCCAGTTATTGCTGCAAAGCTGGGGCCTCTCCCCCGGCTGACGCTCCACATGCAGAGGCTGCTGTCTGGCTTGAGGcctgtggggagggtggggaggtggggcaggctggcACTCCCGTCACCCCTCAGCCCTGTGCGTTAGGAGCAGTGCTGCCACCTGGAAACCAGAGGCTCCTACGCCTGCAGAGTGGGCAGGGGGTGTTATCTGCCCCTTGGTGAGGAGAGGCCACCGAACTTTGCCAACCAGAACTGCAGAGGGCCACAGTCCAGATGGCCAGAGGACCAGCTTCTGAAATGGTGGGTTGGTGGGGTGGTGAGAAGGCCAAGGCAGGACCCAGCTCGTCAGGTGGGCCACGCTCTGAGACACAGGGTGGCTGCGGCTTGGGCAACAGCTGGACAGGGGCTGATAAGGCCACAAATACTGCACCGCCTTCCGGTGTCCATACTTGAGGAGACCGTGGGCAGCGGGGACTGAGGACCAGCGGGCATATGGTGACGAGGACGGATTTTATCAGAAAGGAGCGGACACCGAGTACAGGCCTGCCCTGTGTACCGTAACTGGCCCGCGCCAGGAGGGGAATTCTGGGGCCTGGTCAGTTCCTGAGAACGGGGTGACAGAACAGGGCGGGGCCTAAGGGACACTCACGGTGCTGCGTGTCCTGGGCTGCAAGGAGGCGGCGGTGGACGGGCTTTATTGCACGTTTCATCCTCAGAGGCCTGGGCATGGCCCTGCAGAAATCCCTGCCCGTCACTGCTAAGGTCGGGAAGGAGCCCAGTGGTTGGTCCTCCGGGGCTGTCGGCTCGGTCACTGTGCGGGCAGAGGCCGGGTGAGGTAGCATGCCCGCAGGAGCTGGGTGGACTGgctcatgccctgaccagggctggctcCCCGACAACACTGTGGGGGAAGCTGCGCACACCTCCTGCGCGGGGGAGCTTCTTGGCAAACGTGCAGTCCCGGAGAGGCTGGAACCTGCTTCTCAACTCGAAGGTGCTCAGCTCCTCGCCTGCCCTGgaaccaggctgccaggggagcagGCCGCACCTGGCCGGCAGGGCTGTGGCTCCGGCTGAGGCATCAAGCTGGAGGTAACGAGAGGACCTCAGAGGGCTGGAAATAAGGAGGAGTCTACATATCAGGCCTTGGTTTAAAAGTCTTTTGAGCTCAGGAAATTGGAGGCAGAGAACCCACGAAGGCCGCATGAGCCCGCGGGGATGTCACTGTCCGTCCTTCTCCGAGGCAGCTCGCAGCGTATCAGATGTAAATGGGGTGATAGCGTTTGTGGCTCATCTTCTTCCTGCAGGTCGGGCAAGTGTTCGCGTTCTTGAGGGAATCTCGGAGGCACTGGCTGCAGAAGACGTGGCCACACTCTGTAGAGACAATGACACGCCCATTCTGCACAATCTCTGAGTATCCATCCATGCAGATCGGACAACTGACCGTGCCGGAGGGCCTGAGCCCCGGCGATGTCTCTTCCCTGGCGTTTCTGGGAGTGTGCGTGGTCACATACAcgtccctgtccctgctcagcTCCTCGTCGTCGCTGCTCACCACACAGCTGTCAGCGTGGTCCTGGCGCTGCCTCCTAGTGTTCCTCCTGGGCCGCCTCCTTTCATCAATGATCACTACAGAGTCGTTGTGCGTCAGGTCCACCACCACGGGCTCCAAAGACTCACAGGTGAGGTCCACTATTTCATCGCCAGCGCTTTCTACGAGCTCTATGGGTTCTGTTTCCAAGGCCATCACCGGGGTGGGGGCTGCTTCCCGAGCTCGCTTCTGGGCTTGTCTGGAATTTGCTGCCCCTCCTCGACGCTTCCTCGTGCTCATGGTGCTTCCCGGCTGCACCCACAGAGAAGGAAGTGACTGAGCCAAGGCCTGCAGGGACGTCCAGCGTTCTCAGTCACTCATGCCTG contains:
- the LOC132219735 gene encoding E3 ubiquitin-protein ligase RNF4, producing MSTRKRRGGAANSRQAQKRAREAAPTPVMALETEPIELVESAGDEIVDLTCESLEPVVVDLTHNDSVVIIDERRRPRRNTRRQRQDHADSCVVSSDDEELSRDRDVYVTTHTPRNAREETSPGLRPSGTVSCPICMDGYSEIVQNGRVIVSTECGHVFCSQCLRDSLKNANTCPTCRKKMSHKRYHPIYI